In Rhizobium sp. N324, a single genomic region encodes these proteins:
- a CDS encoding pyruvate dehydrogenase complex E1 component subunit beta, which yields MPIDILMPALSPTMEEGTLSKWLKQEGDKVTSGDVIAEIETDKATMEVEAVDEGVIGKLLVDAGTEGVKVNTKIAVLLQDGESADAISTAPAAAQPVAAPQVAQEEKPTNTGSAAAPVPAEPKVAVPNDPEIPAGTEMVSMTVREALRDAMAEEMRASDDVFVMGEEVAEYQGAYKVTQGLLQEFGPRRVIDTPITEHGFAGVGVGAAMAGLRPIVEFMTFNFAMQAIDHIINSAAKTLYMSGGQMGAPIVFRGPNGAAARVGAQHSQDYAAWYSAIPGLKVVMPYTASDAKGLLKAAIRDPNPVIFLENEILYGQHFDVPKLDNFVLPIGKARIHRPGKDVTVVSFGIGMTYAIKAVAELEKLGIDVELIDLRTIRPMDLPTVIESVKKTGRLVTVEEGYPQSSVGTEIATRVMQQAFDYLDAPILTIAGKDVPMPYAANLEKLALPNVGEVVDAVKAVCYK from the coding sequence ATGCCTATCGATATCCTCATGCCCGCCCTCTCTCCGACGATGGAAGAAGGCACGCTGTCCAAATGGCTGAAGCAGGAAGGTGACAAGGTCACCTCAGGCGACGTGATTGCCGAAATCGAAACCGACAAGGCGACGATGGAAGTCGAAGCTGTCGACGAAGGCGTCATCGGCAAGCTGCTCGTCGATGCCGGCACCGAAGGCGTCAAGGTCAACACCAAGATCGCCGTGCTGCTGCAGGATGGCGAATCGGCCGACGCGATTTCCACTGCGCCTGCTGCTGCTCAGCCAGTCGCTGCTCCGCAGGTTGCCCAGGAAGAAAAGCCGACCAACACCGGTTCGGCTGCTGCTCCCGTTCCGGCCGAGCCGAAGGTTGCCGTTCCGAACGATCCGGAAATCCCGGCCGGCACCGAAATGGTGTCGATGACCGTGCGCGAAGCGCTCCGCGACGCCATGGCCGAAGAAATGCGCGCCAGCGACGACGTCTTCGTCATGGGCGAGGAAGTCGCCGAATATCAGGGCGCCTACAAGGTCACCCAAGGCCTGCTGCAGGAATTCGGCCCCCGCCGCGTCATCGATACGCCGATCACCGAGCACGGCTTTGCCGGCGTCGGCGTCGGCGCCGCCATGGCCGGCCTTCGCCCGATCGTCGAATTCATGACCTTCAACTTCGCCATGCAGGCGATCGACCACATCATCAACTCCGCCGCCAAGACGCTCTACATGTCCGGCGGCCAGATGGGCGCTCCGATCGTCTTCCGCGGCCCGAATGGTGCGGCCGCCCGCGTCGGCGCCCAGCACAGCCAGGATTATGCGGCCTGGTACAGCGCGATCCCCGGCCTGAAAGTCGTCATGCCTTATACGGCGTCCGACGCCAAGGGCCTGCTGAAGGCAGCGATCCGCGATCCGAACCCGGTCATCTTCCTCGAAAACGAAATTCTCTACGGCCAGCATTTCGATGTGCCGAAGCTCGATAATTTCGTGCTGCCGATCGGCAAGGCCCGCATCCATCGTCCGGGCAAGGACGTCACGGTCGTCTCCTTCGGCATCGGCATGACCTATGCGATTAAGGCGGTTGCCGAACTCGAAAAGCTCGGCATCGACGTCGAACTGATCGACCTTCGCACCATCCGCCCGATGGACCTTCCGACGGTCATCGAATCGGTCAAGAAGACCGGCCGTCTCGTCACAGTCGAGGAAGGCTATCCGCAGTCGTCGGTCGGCACCGAGATCGCCACCCGCGTCATGCAGCAGGCCTTCGACTATCTCGATGCGCCGATCCTGACGATTGCCGGCAAGGACGTTCCGATGCCTTACGCCGCCAATCTCGAAAAGCTGGCGCTTCCGAACGTCGGCGAAGTCGTCGATGCGGTGAAGGCTGTTTGCTACAAATAA
- a CDS encoding pyruvate dehydrogenase complex dihydrolipoamide acetyltransferase: MPINITMPALSPTMEEGNLAKWLVKEGDTVKSGDVIAEIETDKATMEVEAVDEGTVAKLVVAAGTEGVKVNALIAVLAADGEDVAAAASGAGSPAPAKAEAAPAAKAEAAPAPSAPAAAPAPAAAPASVSSNGNRTFSSPLARRLAKEAGIDLSAVAGSGPHGRVVKSDVEAAVAGGGAKSAPAPAAAAPQAAAAAAPAAAAPKGASEDAVLKLFEPGSYELVPHDGMRKTIARRLVESKQTIPHFYVSVDCELDALMALRAQLNDAAPRKDNAPAYKLSVNDMVIKAMALALRDVPDANVSWTDSNMVKHKHADVGVAVSIPGGLITPIIRKAEQKTLSAISNEMRDLGKRAKDRKLKPEEYQGGTSSVSNMGMMGVKNFAAVVNPPHATILAVGAGEQRVVVKNGEMAIATVMSVTLSTDHRCVDGALGAELLQAFKGYIENPMGMLV; this comes from the coding sequence ATGCCGATCAATATCACGATGCCCGCCCTCTCTCCGACGATGGAAGAAGGCAATCTGGCCAAGTGGCTGGTCAAGGAAGGCGACACGGTTAAGTCTGGCGATGTGATCGCCGAGATCGAGACCGACAAGGCGACGATGGAAGTCGAAGCCGTCGATGAAGGCACGGTCGCCAAGCTCGTCGTTGCGGCCGGCACCGAAGGCGTCAAGGTCAACGCGCTGATCGCCGTTCTCGCCGCCGATGGCGAAGATGTCGCCGCTGCCGCAAGCGGCGCCGGTTCGCCCGCTCCGGCAAAGGCTGAGGCCGCCCCGGCTGCGAAGGCCGAGGCTGCTCCGGCCCCGTCCGCTCCGGCTGCTGCACCGGCGCCTGCCGCGGCCCCCGCCTCGGTTTCATCAAACGGCAACCGTACCTTCTCTTCGCCGCTCGCCCGCAGGCTCGCCAAGGAGGCCGGTATCGACCTTTCGGCGGTCGCAGGCTCCGGCCCGCATGGCCGCGTCGTCAAGAGCGATGTCGAAGCCGCCGTTGCCGGCGGTGGCGCCAAGTCAGCGCCCGCACCGGCCGCTGCTGCTCCGCAGGCCGCCGCAGCTGCGGCTCCGGCCGCTGCAGCGCCGAAGGGCGCTTCCGAGGACGCCGTGCTCAAGCTCTTCGAGCCGGGCTCCTACGAGCTCGTGCCGCATGACGGCATGCGCAAGACGATCGCCCGCCGTCTGGTCGAATCCAAGCAGACGATCCCGCATTTCTATGTCAGCGTCGATTGCGAGCTCGATGCTCTGATGGCGCTGCGCGCCCAGCTGAACGATGCGGCGCCCCGCAAGGACAACGCTCCGGCCTACAAGCTCTCGGTCAACGACATGGTGATCAAGGCCATGGCGCTGGCACTGCGCGACGTTCCCGACGCCAACGTGTCGTGGACAGACAGCAACATGGTCAAGCACAAGCACGCCGATGTCGGCGTCGCCGTCTCGATCCCCGGCGGCCTGATCACCCCGATCATCCGCAAGGCCGAGCAGAAGACCCTGTCCGCCATCTCCAACGAGATGCGCGACCTCGGCAAACGGGCCAAGGACCGCAAGCTGAAGCCCGAAGAATATCAGGGCGGCACCAGCTCGGTCTCCAATATGGGCATGATGGGCGTGAAGAACTTCGCGGCCGTCGTCAACCCGCCGCATGCGACGATCCTGGCGGTCGGCGCCGGCGAGCAGCGGGTCGTCGTCAAGAACGGCGAAATGGCAATCGCCACGGTGATGTCAGTCACGCTGTCGACCGACCATCGCTGCGTCGACGGCGCGCTCGGCGCCGAGCTGCTCCAGGCCTTCAAGGGCTATATCGAAAACCCGATGGGCATGCTTGTCTGA
- a CDS encoding SGNH/GDSL hydrolase family protein → MTKTVLCYGDSLTWGYDADTIGRHEYKNRWPSVLQAALGSEARVIAEGLNGRTTAFDDHLADCDRNGARVLPTILQTHAPLDLVILLLGTNDMKPVVAGSAFAACQGISRLVRLIRNHAWPFEFDGPEILIVAPPAICATGNVPFAASFPGGIDESAKLATLYRDLADELGCGFFDGNSVARTTPIDGIHLDAENTRALGRGLESITRMMLGI, encoded by the coding sequence ATGACCAAGACCGTTCTTTGCTATGGCGACTCGCTGACCTGGGGTTATGACGCCGATACGATCGGCCGTCATGAGTACAAAAACCGTTGGCCGAGCGTGCTTCAGGCGGCGCTCGGCAGCGAGGCGCGCGTCATCGCCGAAGGCCTCAACGGCCGCACCACCGCTTTCGATGACCATCTCGCCGATTGCGACCGCAACGGCGCGCGCGTCCTGCCGACGATCCTGCAGACGCATGCGCCGCTCGACCTCGTCATCCTCCTGCTCGGCACCAACGACATGAAGCCGGTCGTGGCGGGTTCGGCCTTTGCCGCCTGCCAAGGCATCAGCCGGCTGGTGCGGTTGATCCGCAACCACGCCTGGCCCTTCGAATTCGATGGGCCGGAGATCCTGATCGTGGCGCCGCCGGCAATCTGCGCGACGGGCAATGTGCCCTTCGCCGCATCCTTTCCCGGCGGCATCGATGAATCGGCCAAGCTTGCGACACTCTATCGTGATCTTGCGGACGAACTCGGCTGCGGTTTCTTCGACGGCAATTCCGTCGCCAGGACCACGCCGATCGACGGCATTCACCTCGATGCGGAGAATACCCGTGCGCTGGGGCGTGGGCTGGAATCGATCACGCGGATGATGCTGGGGATCTGA
- a CDS encoding GNAT family N-acetyltransferase, with the protein MTAFIALRQASRRDASELAILADIASHGFASWLWFADVANGVSDTPLERGRLKMSEEEAVGGWRDAVIAEAYGEVAGVAIGHALEVGIGDIEATIPATEPMLALQKTVVGSWFIGSLGVYRHLRGIGIGRRLLEDQIDRADRRPVSLITASNNEAALSLYGRNGFLEAARADAVPLFDNSKSHAWVLMTRSAA; encoded by the coding sequence ATGACCGCCTTCATCGCCCTGCGGCAGGCCTCGCGGCGGGATGCCTCGGAGCTGGCGATTCTGGCGGATATCGCATCGCATGGGTTTGCCTCCTGGCTCTGGTTTGCCGATGTTGCGAATGGTGTGAGCGACACGCCTTTGGAGCGGGGGCGGCTGAAAATGAGCGAGGAGGAGGCTGTCGGCGGCTGGCGGGATGCCGTCATCGCCGAGGCCTATGGCGAGGTTGCAGGCGTGGCGATCGGCCATGCGCTGGAGGTCGGCATAGGTGATATCGAGGCGACGATCCCGGCGACAGAGCCGATGCTCGCCTTGCAGAAGACGGTGGTGGGAAGCTGGTTCATCGGCAGTCTCGGCGTCTATCGCCACCTGCGCGGCATCGGCATCGGGCGCAGACTGCTGGAGGATCAGATCGACAGGGCCGATCGCCGGCCCGTCAGTCTCATTACCGCAAGTAATAACGAGGCGGCTTTGTCGCTTTATGGACGAAACGGATTTTTGGAGGCTGCGCGCGCCGATGCCGTGCCGCTCTTCGACAACAGCAAGAGCCACGCGTGGGTGCTCATGACCCGCAGCGCAGCGTAA